A genome region from Candidatus Manganitrophus noduliformans includes the following:
- a CDS encoding ATP-binding protein, giving the protein MFGKHHRLLLRYGLGPLVLLIALFLKEWAGAVFSAQGPFLLLFVPILISAWRGGPGPALVTTFLAAAASDYFFLPPLHSFGRFDRSTLIQFSLFILEGIAISAFAAVVHASKRRVDRTAPPETANPELQDQIAEKNRTEEQLRKSEHQLAMAQEIASLGSWEWDIRENKVTWSDELYRIYGLTPQFSEMTYEIFLDRVHPDDRFRTQEMIRRALSDQPSFSFSHRIVRPDGAVRTLQARGEVDRGPDGQPIKMIGTGQDITERSEAEEELRRAEDFLNSIVENLPNMIFVKEAQELRFVRFNKAGEALLGYPREDLIGKNDYDFFPKEQADFFVSKDRQVLNEGRLVDIPEEPIQTRRLGMRILHTKKIPLYDKEGKPLYLLGISEDITERKKAEEEREQLVREQTARIEAEAAQERLTFLSEAGALLTSSLEYEAILTRLAELAVPRLADGCTVSIVEKDGSIHPVALSHVDPEKAKRLQEIQERYPIDPNQAEGVPQVLRSGRPEIYTEISDANLAGSARDEAHLRLLREIGPRSMMTVPLILQGRPIGAMTFLSAESGRIYSPKDLALAQDLARRAALAIENARLYRQAQEANHAKDEFLAVVSHELRTPLNAILGWSHIMQGEDLDAETKRRALESISRNATSQAQLIEDLLDVSRIITGKLHMETRQMEVAPVLRAAIDSVQPAADAKGISITSRLSDPSISVLGDPDRLQQVIWNLISNAIKFTPRQGSVSIEADQIDSDVQIRVRDTGIGIAPDFLPYVFDRFRQADSSSTRTHSGLGLGLAIVRHLVELHGGTVSAESPGKGKGATFTVKLPGRSVRMKEETRRLSTVIQHVDSEKRPILLHGLRVLVVDDEADARDVVMTTLRQCQAEVTAVGSVKEAMRVFAEARPDILVSDIAMPEEDGYDLIRKIRALAPEQGGNIPALALTAYSRTEDGKKILSAGFQTHLSKPVQPAQLAAAVARLDGKER; this is encoded by the coding sequence ATGTTCGGGAAACATCATCGACTCCTGTTGAGGTACGGCCTCGGCCCGCTGGTCTTGCTTATCGCACTCTTCCTTAAAGAATGGGCGGGTGCCGTCTTCAGTGCGCAAGGGCCTTTCCTCCTTCTTTTTGTCCCGATCCTCATCAGCGCCTGGCGCGGCGGACCGGGACCCGCCCTCGTAACGACTTTCCTCGCCGCCGCCGCGTCCGATTATTTTTTCCTCCCTCCCCTCCACTCCTTTGGACGATTCGACCGGAGCACTCTGATCCAGTTCAGCCTCTTCATTCTCGAAGGGATCGCGATCAGCGCTTTCGCCGCGGTCGTGCATGCGTCCAAGCGGCGCGTCGATCGGACGGCTCCGCCGGAAACAGCGAATCCGGAACTGCAGGACCAGATCGCCGAAAAGAACCGGACGGAAGAGCAGCTCCGAAAAAGCGAGCATCAGCTCGCCATGGCGCAGGAAATCGCCTCCCTCGGAAGTTGGGAGTGGGATATTCGAGAAAACAAAGTGACCTGGTCGGATGAGCTCTACCGAATCTACGGCCTCACCCCCCAGTTTTCAGAAATGACTTATGAAATATTCCTCGATCGTGTGCACCCGGACGACCGCTTCCGCACGCAGGAAATGATCAGACGGGCGCTCTCCGACCAACCGTCGTTCAGCTTTTCCCACCGGATTGTTCGTCCCGACGGCGCCGTCCGGACGCTTCAAGCGCGGGGGGAGGTGGATCGCGGCCCGGACGGCCAACCGATAAAAATGATCGGCACCGGGCAGGACATTACGGAGCGGAGCGAGGCGGAAGAGGAGTTGCGACGCGCGGAAGACTTTCTCAACTCCATCGTCGAAAACCTTCCCAACATGATTTTCGTGAAGGAGGCGCAGGAGCTTCGGTTCGTGCGATTCAACAAAGCCGGCGAAGCGCTGTTGGGCTACCCCAGAGAGGATTTGATCGGAAAAAACGACTATGATTTTTTTCCGAAAGAACAGGCCGATTTTTTCGTCTCTAAAGACCGCCAGGTGCTCAACGAGGGCCGACTGGTCGATATTCCGGAAGAGCCGATCCAGACCCGGCGCCTCGGCATGAGGATCCTGCATACCAAGAAGATCCCCCTCTACGACAAAGAAGGAAAACCGCTCTACCTCTTGGGCATCTCCGAAGATATCACCGAGCGGAAGAAGGCCGAGGAAGAGCGGGAGCAACTGGTCCGAGAGCAGACGGCGCGCATCGAAGCCGAAGCGGCCCAAGAGCGGCTGACCTTTCTTTCCGAGGCCGGGGCGCTTCTGACCTCCTCCCTCGAATACGAGGCGATCCTCACCCGCCTGGCCGAGTTGGCCGTTCCCCGCCTGGCCGACGGGTGCACCGTCAGCATCGTCGAGAAGGATGGATCGATCCATCCCGTCGCGTTGTCTCATGTCGATCCGGAAAAGGCGAAACGGCTCCAGGAGATCCAGGAACGTTATCCGATCGATCCGAATCAGGCCGAGGGGGTGCCGCAGGTGCTGCGGTCGGGCCGTCCTGAGATCTACACGGAAATTTCCGACGCAAATCTGGCCGGATCCGCCCGGGATGAAGCCCATCTTCGACTGCTGCGGGAGATCGGGCCTCGATCGATGATGACCGTTCCGCTCATCCTTCAGGGCCGTCCGATCGGAGCGATGACCTTCCTTTCCGCCGAGTCCGGCCGCATATACAGCCCCAAGGATCTCGCCCTGGCGCAGGACCTTGCCCGGCGGGCCGCTCTCGCCATCGAGAATGCGCGCCTTTACCGGCAGGCCCAGGAGGCAAACCACGCCAAGGACGAATTTCTGGCGGTGGTCTCCCATGAGCTTCGAACCCCCCTCAATGCTATATTGGGATGGTCCCACATTATGCAAGGAGAGGATCTCGACGCGGAGACGAAGCGGCGCGCCCTGGAATCGATCTCAAGGAACGCCACGTCGCAAGCGCAACTGATCGAGGACCTTCTGGACGTCTCCCGGATCATTACCGGAAAACTCCACATGGAGACCCGCCAAATGGAGGTCGCCCCGGTTCTCCGCGCGGCCATCGATTCGGTTCAGCCGGCCGCCGACGCGAAAGGAATTTCCATCACATCGCGCCTCTCCGATCCGTCGATCTCCGTCTTGGGAGATCCCGATCGGCTTCAACAGGTCATTTGGAATCTGATCTCCAACGCAATCAAATTCACCCCCCGGCAAGGGAGCGTTTCCATTGAGGCGGATCAAATCGATTCCGACGTTCAAATCCGCGTTCGCGACACCGGAATAGGGATCGCTCCCGATTTTCTTCCCTATGTGTTCGACCGGTTCCGGCAGGCCGACTCCTCAAGCACCCGCACGCATAGCGGCCTCGGCCTGGGTCTGGCGATTGTCCGCCATCTTGTCGAACTTCATGGAGGAACCGTCTCCGCGGAGAGTCCCGGAAAAGGAAAAGGGGCGACCTTCACCGTTAAATTACCCGGCCGATCGGTCCGGATGAAGGAGGAGACGCGGCGTCTTTCGACCGTGATCCAACACGTCGATTCGGAGAAGCGTCCGATCCTGCTTCATGGTTTGCGGGTGCTGGTGGTGGATGATGAAGCGGATGCGCGGGATGTTGTGATGACGACCCTCAGACAATGTCAGGCGGAGGTCACAGCGGTCGGATCGGTGAAAGAAGCGATGAGAGTCTTTGCGGAAGCGCGCCCCGATATCTTGGTAAGCGATATCGCCATGCCCGAAGAAGACGGATATGACCTGATTCGGAAAATCCGGGCGCTGGCGCCGGAGCAAGGGGGAAACATTCCCGCCTTGGCCCTGACGGCCTATTCGAGAACGGAAGACGGCAAGAAAATTCTTTCGGCAGGCTTCCAGACCCATCTTTCGAAGCCGGTCCAACCGGCGCAGCTTGCGGCCGCCGTCGCCCGGCTCGACGGAAAAGAAAGATGA
- a CDS encoding EAL domain-containing protein: protein MKIRTKTTLIFLTFSLIPLVLIGAFAYKTGQTAIMQSLGGSFQQIANQTIDKVDRSLYDVHRNVKTWAELELMEEVITGDLDGRISSFLIRLSEEYGSFSSIHVLNTDGTIIASSRPDRIGSEFNQENLFMKAIRGEGAIQDVREEDTEKGWGVTFAFPIRSKSEKEKVIGVLTGRWKADELAKMTQVVQGETGSPRLLLIRGDGLVISAPEAEQEILFKRNLVEFKLQSAASAIRKGRGYLIENDEEGRASLIGYDYSKGYRDFQGLGWSVLVVRDLKAAFEPIQRLKWAIVTVVFGVAILVLIVSVFVTRTLTDPILEISQIASRVAQGDFEGKAKPLSKDEIGSFTLTFNQMIEDLKKQRDQLVDKNYVDSIIGNMINSLIVINTEGLIERVNKATLDLLGFTEEELINRKVSRIFPDDLLTMAMALKSPTEKGFLNNIETTYFEKSGQSIPVFFSGSAMKNHQGKIEGIICVAQDITERKKSVERLNYLASHDALTNLPNRTLFYDRLGQAISRVAWRNRLVAVLFLDLDRFKVINDTLGHAVGDLLLQEVSKRLGLLLRSGDTVARLGGDEFVIILDDVAKAEDVAKVCQKILESLSKPFLLKEHELFITVSIGISLFPNDGRDAETLLKNADTAMYKAKEQGRNNYQHFSPNMNVKALERLALETNLRHALERNEFLLHFQPFVSLATGEIVGMEALIRWRHPDLGMVSPAQFIPLAEETGLIVPISEWVLKTACRQNKTWQELGLRPIRMAVNLSARQFYEKDFRKGVVATLRETGLEPHYLELELTEGTIMKSTDVTITALDEFHQLGIAISIDDFGTGYSSLNYLKRFPVNKLKIDQSFVRDVVKDPDDAAITNAIVVLGHTLQLKTIAEGVETQEQLDFLRSIGCDEVQGYLFSKPLPAEEATKVLAEGKRL, encoded by the coding sequence ATGAAGATTCGGACAAAGACGACCCTTATTTTTCTCACCTTCTCCCTGATCCCATTGGTCCTCATCGGCGCCTTCGCTTACAAAACCGGTCAAACCGCCATCATGCAAAGCCTCGGGGGAAGCTTCCAGCAGATTGCGAATCAAACGATCGACAAGGTGGACCGCAGCCTCTACGATGTCCATCGCAATGTAAAAACGTGGGCCGAACTGGAGCTCATGGAAGAGGTGATCACGGGCGACCTGGATGGAAGGATCTCCTCCTTCCTGATCCGATTGTCTGAAGAGTACGGCTCTTTCTCCTCGATCCATGTTCTCAATACGGATGGAACCATCATCGCCTCCAGCCGTCCGGATCGGATCGGGTCGGAATTCAACCAAGAAAATCTCTTCATGAAAGCGATCCGAGGGGAGGGGGCCATTCAAGATGTCCGTGAGGAGGACACCGAGAAGGGATGGGGGGTGACCTTCGCCTTCCCGATCCGATCGAAATCGGAAAAAGAGAAGGTGATCGGCGTCCTCACCGGAAGATGGAAGGCGGATGAGCTCGCCAAGATGACCCAGGTGGTCCAAGGGGAAACGGGATCGCCGCGTCTGCTGCTCATTCGCGGAGACGGCTTGGTCATTTCCGCTCCCGAGGCCGAGCAGGAGATTCTCTTTAAACGAAACCTGGTCGAGTTCAAGTTGCAATCGGCCGCGTCGGCCATCCGAAAGGGAAGGGGATATTTGATCGAGAATGACGAAGAGGGGAGAGCGTCTCTCATCGGCTATGACTATTCAAAAGGTTATCGCGATTTTCAGGGGCTCGGTTGGAGCGTCCTGGTCGTCAGGGATCTTAAGGCCGCTTTCGAACCGATACAACGACTGAAGTGGGCGATCGTGACCGTTGTGTTCGGCGTCGCCATCCTCGTCCTGATCGTTTCGGTCTTCGTCACGCGAACATTGACCGATCCAATTCTGGAGATCTCTCAAATCGCAAGCCGCGTCGCACAGGGAGACTTCGAAGGCAAAGCAAAACCGCTTTCGAAAGACGAGATTGGATCGTTTACCCTGACCTTCAACCAGATGATCGAGGACCTGAAAAAGCAACGAGACCAACTGGTCGATAAAAACTACGTCGATTCCATCATCGGGAACATGATCAACAGCTTGATCGTGATCAATACGGAAGGGTTGATCGAAAGGGTCAATAAAGCCACGCTCGATCTGCTTGGATTTACCGAGGAAGAACTCATCAACCGGAAGGTCAGCCGGATCTTCCCGGACGACCTGCTTACGATGGCGATGGCGCTGAAATCGCCGACGGAAAAAGGGTTCCTCAACAATATTGAAACGACTTATTTTGAGAAGTCGGGGCAATCAATCCCGGTCTTCTTCTCCGGCTCCGCCATGAAAAACCATCAGGGAAAAATAGAAGGAATCATCTGTGTCGCGCAAGACATTACGGAGCGGAAAAAGTCGGTCGAGCGTCTGAACTATCTCGCCAGCCATGACGCGCTGACGAATCTGCCGAACCGAACCCTTTTTTACGACCGGCTCGGTCAGGCGATCTCCCGGGTGGCATGGCGGAATCGGCTCGTGGCGGTCCTCTTCCTCGATCTCGATCGATTCAAAGTGATTAACGACACCTTGGGCCATGCCGTCGGCGATCTGCTTCTCCAAGAGGTCTCGAAACGGCTCGGGCTCCTTCTCCGCAGCGGAGACACCGTGGCTCGCCTCGGCGGAGACGAGTTCGTGATTATTCTGGATGACGTGGCCAAGGCCGAAGATGTCGCGAAAGTCTGTCAAAAGATCTTGGAGAGCCTCTCAAAACCCTTTTTACTTAAAGAGCATGAGCTCTTCATCACCGTCAGCATCGGGATCAGCCTCTTTCCCAACGACGGTCGAGACGCCGAGACCCTTCTCAAAAATGCCGACACCGCCATGTACAAAGCCAAAGAACAGGGGCGTAATAACTATCAACACTTTTCCCCGAACATGAATGTGAAGGCCCTAGAGCGACTCGCCCTTGAGACCAATTTGAGGCATGCGTTGGAACGGAATGAATTTTTGCTTCATTTTCAACCTTTCGTCTCCTTGGCCACCGGAGAAATCGTCGGAATGGAGGCGTTGATCCGTTGGCGACACCCCGACCTTGGAATGGTCTCCCCCGCTCAATTTATTCCGCTCGCCGAGGAGACCGGCCTCATCGTTCCAATCAGCGAATGGGTGTTGAAAACAGCGTGCCGACAAAATAAAACGTGGCAGGAACTGGGGTTGAGGCCGATCCGGATGGCGGTCAACCTCTCGGCGCGCCAGTTTTACGAGAAAGATTTTCGAAAGGGGGTCGTCGCCACCCTTCGAGAGACCGGACTCGAGCCGCATTACCTGGAGCTCGAGCTGACGGAAGGGACGATCATGAAAAGCACCGACGTGACGATCACGGCGTTGGATGAATTCCACCAACTTGGAATCGCCATTTCAATCGACGATTTCGGCACCGGTTACTCCTCCCTCAACTATCTGAAACGGTTCCCGGTGAATAAGCTGAAGATCGATCAATCGTTTGTCCGCGATGTCGTGAAAGATCCGGACGATGCCGCCATCACCAATGCCATTGTGGTTCTCGGTCACACCTTGCAGCTGAAAACGATTGCAGAAGGGGTGGAGACGCAGGAACAGCTCGATTTTTTGCGTTCCATCGGATGTGACGAGGTGCAGGGATATCTCTTCAGCAAACCCCTTCCCGCCGAAGAAGCGACGAAAGTACTAGCCGAGGGAAAACGTCTCTAG
- a CDS encoding M23 family metallopeptidase, with product MRKVGFGLTLFFLSLYLVSHWLPEEDSPEGETGSVNEESAEGSSSEIAPDILSALAPESPEEIVKEIVKEHTFKSGDSLFAVLSVLGISDAEIFDIMKAAKKVYDLRKIIPGQKIIVFLEEAPQAVGKMLYQIDPFRSLKVERSENGFHVVEEKTPLERDLVSHNGVISDTLYESARRSGVPAEVILDLSDIFAWDVDFSTEIQSGDHFRVVYEVFKNEEKILRTGRVLAAELINQGSAYRAYHFSNDDGKGDYYDGNGRSLKKAFLKSPLRYRYISSGFTTKRFHPVLKVNRPHLGVDYAAPRGTPVMAASNGTVKFVGWNGGHGKTVIIQHRNGYSTLYGHLSSYGKGMRKGKKVEQGEMIGRVGSTGLSTGPHLHYTLMRHGKPINPKNADVVRGEPLPKAWEAPFKETVEEMNRHLDSGSPGNGRI from the coding sequence ATGCGAAAAGTCGGATTCGGATTAACCCTTTTTTTCTTATCGCTCTACCTCGTGTCGCATTGGCTGCCAGAGGAGGATTCCCCCGAGGGGGAAACCGGCTCGGTGAATGAAGAATCGGCCGAGGGATCGTCCTCCGAGATCGCCCCCGATATCCTCTCCGCCCTGGCCCCGGAGAGCCCCGAAGAAATCGTAAAAGAAATCGTAAAGGAGCATACGTTCAAATCGGGCGATTCGCTTTTTGCGGTTCTCTCCGTCTTGGGGATTTCCGATGCGGAGATTTTCGATATCATGAAAGCGGCCAAAAAAGTGTACGATCTAAGGAAGATCATCCCCGGGCAAAAGATCATCGTCTTCTTGGAAGAGGCCCCCCAGGCGGTCGGTAAGATGTTGTATCAGATCGATCCGTTCCGCTCCCTGAAGGTGGAGCGTTCCGAAAACGGGTTCCACGTCGTGGAAGAGAAAACCCCTCTCGAACGGGACCTCGTCAGTCACAACGGAGTCATCTCGGACACCCTCTATGAATCGGCGCGGCGCTCCGGGGTGCCGGCGGAAGTCATTCTCGATCTCTCCGATATTTTCGCCTGGGACGTCGACTTCAGCACCGAGATTCAATCGGGCGATCACTTCCGCGTCGTTTATGAGGTGTTTAAAAACGAGGAAAAGATCCTCCGGACCGGCCGGGTGCTGGCGGCCGAGCTGATCAACCAAGGGAGCGCCTATCGCGCTTACCATTTCTCGAATGACGACGGAAAAGGGGACTACTACGATGGAAACGGAAGGTCGCTGAAGAAGGCCTTCTTGAAATCGCCTCTGCGTTACCGCTACATCAGCTCCGGATTTACGACCAAGCGCTTTCATCCGGTTCTCAAGGTGAATCGGCCTCATTTGGGGGTCGATTATGCCGCTCCCCGCGGCACGCCGGTCATGGCCGCCAGCAATGGGACAGTGAAGTTCGTCGGCTGGAACGGAGGACACGGGAAAACGGTCATTATCCAGCATCGAAACGGATACAGCACCCTTTACGGACATCTCTCAAGTTACGGAAAGGGGATGCGGAAGGGAAAAAAAGTCGAGCAGGGAGAGATGATCGGACGGGTCGGCTCGACCGGACTGAGCACCGGACCGCACCTTCACTACACCCTCATGCGGCACGGCAAACCGATCAACCCGAAAAACGCCGACGTCGTTCGGGGGGAGCCGCTTCCGAAAGCGTGGGAAGCTCCCTTCAAAGAAACGGTCGAGGAGATGAACCGCCACCTCGATTCTGGATCGCCTGGAAACGGCCGGATCTAA